GTCACGATCACCGCAGGAGTGCGGCTCTCGCGCAGCGCGCGCAGGGCATCCAGCCAGTCGACCATGTCAGACCGCGGCGAGCTCGGGCGCCGGCTCCGCCGCGCCCTGGGCAGCACGGGCGGTCTCGACCGCCCAGTACACCGCCTCGGGCGTCGCCGGAGAGGCGAGGTCGACCGAGTGGCCTGCCGGGCCGAATGCCGCGACCGCCTCGCGCAGCGCCTCGCGAGCGCTGAACGCGAGCATGAACGGCGGCTCGCCGACGGCCTTCGAGCCGTAGACCGCGCCGTCCTCCCTGGCGTTCTGGAACAGGCGCACCGTGAACTCCTCAGGCATCTCCGAGAAGCTCGGCAGCTTGTAGGTCGACGCCGACTGGGTCTGCAGGCGACCCCGGTGCGGGCCGTCTGTGGCATCCCACCTCAGGTCCTCCAGTGTCAGCCAGCCCATGCCCTGCACGTACGCGCCCTCGATCTGGCCGATGTCGAGCATCGGCGAGAGCGAGTCGCCCACGTCGTGCACGATGTCGACGCGACGGATTCGGTATGCGCCGGTGAAGCCGTCGATCTCGACCTCGGTGGCGGCCGCGCCGTACGCGAAGTACTTGAACGGCGAGCCCTGCATCGTCTCGGGGTTCCAGTGCAGACCGGCCGTGCGGTAGTACCCGGCCGCGAACAGCTGCACCCGCTGGAAGTACGCCGCCTTCGCCACCTCGGCGAAGGTCAGTCGCTCCGACTTGCCGAGGGCGGTCACGTAGCCGCCGCCGAAGCGCACGTCGCGCTCGTCGACGCCGAGCAGGCGCCCGGCGACAGCGGCCATGCGATCGCGGATCTGCTCGCAGGCGTTCTTCACCGCGCCGCCGTTGAGATCGGCGCCCGATGACGCGGCTGTGGCCGACGTGTTGGGCACCTTGTCGGTGCGAGTGGGGGCGAGGCGCACCTGGTGCAGTTCCAGTCCCAGCGCGGTGGCCGCGATCTGCAGCATCTTGGTGTGCAGTCCCTGACCCATCTCGGTGCCGCCGTGATTGACCAGCACCGAGCCGTCTTTGTAGACGTGCACGAGCGCGCCGGCCTGGTTGAACGCGGCGAAGTTGAACGAGATGCCGAACTTGATCGGCGTCATCGATATCGCGCGCTTCACGTCAGGGCTCGCGGCGTTGAACGCGTCGATCTCGGCGCGGCGCTGGGCGATCGACGCCTCGTCGGCGAGCTGGTTCCAGATGGTCGGCATCCGCTCGGCGTCCTTTACCAGCTGGCCGTACGGCGTGCTCTGGCCGGGCTGGTAGAAGTTGCGCCGGCGCAGCTCGAGCGGATCGATGCCGAGCGTCGGCGCGACCCGGCCGAGGATGTCTTCGATGAGGAACACGCCCTGCGGGCCGCCGAAACCGCGGTACGCGGTGTTCGACTGCTTGTTGGTCTTCGCGATCTGCCCGTAGGCGTGCACGTTCGGGATCCAGTACGCGTTGTCGAGGTGGCAGAGCGCGCGGCCGAGGACGGGCTCCGACAGGTCGATCGACCAGCCGCCGTCTGCGGTGAGCACAGCATCGAGGGCCTGCAGCATGCCGTTCTCGTCGAGACCGACCTTCCAGCGGATGTGGAACGGATGCCGCTTGCCGGTCATCGTGAGATCCTGCGTGCGGTTCAGGCGCACCCGAACCGGACGGCCGGTGAGCTTGGCGCCGAGCGCTGCGATCGCGGCGAAGCCGTGCGGCTGCATCTCCTTGCCGCCGAAGCCGCCGCCCATGCGCAGGCACTGCACCGTGACCTCGTTGGCGTGGATGCCCAGCACGTGCGAGACGAGGTCCTGCGTCTCGGTCGGATGCTGGGTCGAGCACTGGATGAAGTACTGCCCCTCCGAGTCGCGCACGGCGAACGATGCGTGCGTCTCGAGGTAGAAGTGCTCTTGACCCGCGAACTCGGTGACCCCTTCGAAGACGTGCGCCGAGGCGGCGAGTCCGGCCGCCGCGTCGCCGCGGGCGACGGTGCGCGGCGTGCCCATGAAGGATCCGGCCTCGATCGCATCGCGCACGGTGATCAGCGAGGGCAGCTCGTCGTACTCGACCTGCACGCGCTCGGCCCCGAGGCGTGCGGCCTCGGTCGTCTCGCCGAGCACCCACACCAGCGCATGCCCGTAGAACATGGCCTCGCTCGGGAACAGCGGCTCGTCGTTGCGGATGCCGGCGTCGTTCAGACCGGGCACGTCGTCGGCGGTGAGCACCCGCACGACGCCAGGCACCTCGTAGGCGCCCGAGACGTCGATGCTCACGCGCGCGTGCGCGCTGGTGGACTGCACCGGCCACGCGGTGAGCACACCATGGGTCTGCGCGGCGAGGTCGTCGGTGTACATCGCGGCTCCGGTCACGTGCAGCGCCGCGCTCTCGTGCACTGCAGGGCGCCCGACGACGGGGTTCTCGGGGCGGTCGGCGAGAGTGCTCATACCGACACCTCCTTCGACTGGATGACGGTCGGGCTGTAGAACTTCAGCAGGGCGGAGCCCAGCATGTGCGCGCGGTAGTCGCCGCTGGCGCGGTGGTCGGACATCGGGGTGCCCTCCGACTGGAGCACGGCGGATGCCGCCTTCACTGTGGCGATGTTCCACGGTTTGCCGATCAGCGCCTCCTCGGTCGCGGTGGCTCGCAGCGGCGTGGCTGCCACACCGCCCAGGCCGATGCGCGCAGAGGACACGGTGCCGCCGGTGATGTCGAACGCGAAGCCGAGCGCGACGGAGGAGATGTCGTCGAAGCGGCGCTTGGAGATCTTGTGGAATGCCGTGTACTCCGCTAGCGGCAGCGGAATGCGCACAGCCGTGATCAGCTCGTCCTTCGCGCGCACGGTCTGCCGGTAGCCGATGAAGTACTCGGCCAGCGGCACCTCGCGCTCGCCGTCGACGGATGCCAGCACGAGCCGCGCGTCGAGGGCGAGCAGCGCCGGCGGGGTGTCTCCGATGGGGGAACCGGTGCCGAGGTTGCCACCGATGGTGCCGCGGTTGCGGATGAGGCGGGACGCGAACTGCGGGAACAGCTTGGCGAGCAGCGGCACGCGGCCGCCGAGACGCCGC
The window above is part of the Microbacterium sp. nov. GSS16 genome. Proteins encoded here:
- the xdhB gene encoding xanthine dehydrogenase molybdopterin binding subunit is translated as MSTLADRPENPVVGRPAVHESAALHVTGAAMYTDDLAAQTHGVLTAWPVQSTSAHARVSIDVSGAYEVPGVVRVLTADDVPGLNDAGIRNDEPLFPSEAMFYGHALVWVLGETTEAARLGAERVQVEYDELPSLITVRDAIEAGSFMGTPRTVARGDAAAGLAASAHVFEGVTEFAGQEHFYLETHASFAVRDSEGQYFIQCSTQHPTETQDLVSHVLGIHANEVTVQCLRMGGGFGGKEMQPHGFAAIAALGAKLTGRPVRVRLNRTQDLTMTGKRHPFHIRWKVGLDENGMLQALDAVLTADGGWSIDLSEPVLGRALCHLDNAYWIPNVHAYGQIAKTNKQSNTAYRGFGGPQGVFLIEDILGRVAPTLGIDPLELRRRNFYQPGQSTPYGQLVKDAERMPTIWNQLADEASIAQRRAEIDAFNAASPDVKRAISMTPIKFGISFNFAAFNQAGALVHVYKDGSVLVNHGGTEMGQGLHTKMLQIAATALGLELHQVRLAPTRTDKVPNTSATAASSGADLNGGAVKNACEQIRDRMAAVAGRLLGVDERDVRFGGGYVTALGKSERLTFAEVAKAAYFQRVQLFAAGYYRTAGLHWNPETMQGSPFKYFAYGAAATEVEIDGFTGAYRIRRVDIVHDVGDSLSPMLDIGQIEGAYVQGMGWLTLEDLRWDATDGPHRGRLQTQSASTYKLPSFSEMPEEFTVRLFQNAREDGAVYGSKAVGEPPFMLAFSAREALREAVAAFGPAGHSVDLASPATPEAVYWAVETARAAQGAAEPAPELAAV